The following proteins are encoded in a genomic region of Amphiura filiformis chromosome 11, Afil_fr2py, whole genome shotgun sequence:
- the LOC140163987 gene encoding uncharacterized protein, translated as MGQVKSRRSGLTKSTVIYDSACIIDILVDDILLKIFSLLTISEKLTASRTCKRWHSLIKEPHMWQTVDFWNGFNLDSPYQSEHDEAKYIAKLANTTMRFLQSYTDSSLRVVYLRASNWTVMRYLTNKCPNLQTLSFLSPDQHIPYSCNKDMIKYFSKTNFALPLQLEKLQLSFVANINCTFDDNYPPKEFWTISIIQFRVIVIPRILQCQNLRHLTLYKCNEISPEDVEILTSGLPKLQEICLLHFTTSSLVTRDHAQAAVVEEILRIIVNNLQDLTSLHIITAKYYRCARPMYVADEYSIDNILQELCNRQKFTDLHVTEALFSPVSFATMTQALPNMTELGLYACSCVTDEIMKTIARDLSNLKMLLLNDSGPYTDTGLKALQYHPSLQSLTIFKEPRQIDRPKLSTEAIFKTLVSLPKLKQANLLKCGYSYHDNNFQRYLDELHAIKPHIRICTQQWRRHLPCVSCGNSFYGNDMRKYTFFPV; from the exons ATGGGCCAAGTCAAGAGTCGGCGAAGTGGATTGACGAAATCAACGGTAATATATGACTCAGCGTGTATTATCGACATACTCGTAGATGATATACTACTGAAGATATTTTCTCTCTTGACCATATCTGAGAAGCTTACAGCATCCAG AACATGTAAACGGTGGCACAGTCTCATCAAAGAGCCACACATGTGGCAAACTGTAGACTTTTGGAATGGTTTCAACCTGGACTCACCATATCAGAGTGAACATGATGAAGCGAAGTACATTGCAAAGTTAGCAAACACGACCATGCGATTCCTTCAATCTTACACAGACTCTTCGCTAAGAGTGGTGTATCTCAGGGCTTCAAACTGGACCGTTATGCGATACTTGACCAACAAGTGCCCAAATCTGCAAACGCTTTCTTTTCTTTCACCAGATCAACACATTCCGTATTCTTGCAATAAGGACATGATTAAGTATTTTTCCAAGACCAACTTTGCTTTACCTTTACAACTTGAAAAGCTTCAGCTATCCTTCGTTGCTAACATAAATTGTACGTTTGATGATAATTATCCCCCAAAAGAATTTTGGACAATATCAATCATACAATTCAGAGTCATTGTCATACCAAGAAttctacaatgtcaaaatttacGCCACCTAACACTTTATAAGTGTAATGAAATATCACCAGAAGACGTGGAAATATTGACGTCTGGATTACCAAAGCTTCAAGAAATATGTCTGCTTCATTTCACGACTTCATCTTTGGTTACACGTGACCATGCCCAGGCTGCAGTTGTAGAGGAGATCCTACGTATAATTGTTAATAACCTTCAAGATCTTACAAGCCTTCATATAATAACGGCTAAATATTATAGATGTGCACGGCCCATGTATGTTGCAGATGAGTACAGTATAGATAACATCTTACAAGAATTGTGTAATCGACAAAAGTTTACAGATCTTCACGTCACAGAGGCTTTATTTAGCCCAGTATCTTTCGCTACTATGACCCAAGCACTACCTAATATGACAGAACTGGGGCTTTACGCTTGCAGCTGCGTAACTGATGAAATTATGAAAACAATAGCACGTGATCTATCAAATCTAAAGATGCTATTATTAAACGATTCCGGACCATACACAGACACAGGACTGAAAGCATTGCAATATCATCCGTCTTTGCAATCATTGACTATTTTCAAGGAACCGCGACAAATTGATAGACCGAAACTGTCGACAGAAGCTATTTTTAAAACGCTTGTGTCGTTACCAAAGCTCAAGCAAGCAAACCTTCTGAAATGTGGTTATAGCTACCATGATAATAACTTTCAGCGATATTTAGATGAGCTTCACGCAATTAAGCCACATATCAGAATCTGCACCCAGCAGTGGCGTCGCCATTTACCCTGCGTGTCTTGCGGCAACAGCTTTTATGGAAATGATATGAGAAAATACACATTCTTTCCTGTTTAA